CTGCAGGTGTGCGAGGCGCTGGCGTACATCCACGCGCACGGGCTGGTGCACCGGGACCTGAAGCCGTCCAACATCATGGTGGACGAGGACCGGCAAGTGCGGCTGATGGACTTCGGCCTGGCGAAGTTCCTGGCGGACGACGCGGGGATGACGCTGGACGGGAGGATGGTGGGGACGTTCCGCTACATGCCGCCGGAGCAGATATTGGGCGAGCCCCTGGACGGACGGGCGGACCTCTACAGCCTGGGCGTCATCCTCTACGAGCTGATGACGGGCCGGCCGCCTTTTGACGCGAAGTCGCCGGTCGACTTGTGGCACAAGGTGTTGGAAACCGAGCCCCCGCCCGTGCTGGCCATCAACCAGAGGGGAGATCCCCAGCTGGCGCGGGTGGCGCATCGCCTCATCCGGAAGGAACCGGACGACCGGATCCAGACGGCGGAGGAAGTGTACGAGGCACTGTCCGAGTGAACGAAACAGGGACGACGCACACGCTGGTGGTGGAGGAAGGCAAGGCGGGGCAGCGGGTGGACCTCTTCATTGGAGAGGCGCTGGGGCTGTCGCGAGCGAAGCTGAAGAAGCTCTTCGACGCGGGCGCGGTGAAGGTGGGAGGCCGGGCGGCGAAGAAGGGGCTGCTGGTGGCCGTGGGGCAGCGGATCACGGTGGTGGTGCCGGAGGAGCGGCGCGAGGTGGTGCCGGAGCCGGAGGCGCCGCTGACGGTGCTGCACACGGACGAGGCGCTGGTGTTCGTGGACAAGCCCGCGGGCAAGCCCTCGCACCCGCTGCAACCGGGAGAGACGGGCACGGTGGCCAACGCGCTGGTGGCGCGGCATCCCGAGTGCGCGGAGGCCTCCGAGGACGAGCGTGAGGGCGGGCTGTGCCACCGGCTGGACATCGAGACGTCCGGGGTGATGGTGGCGGCGCGCACGCGCGAGGCGTGGAGCGCGGTGCGGGAGGCGTTCGGCGGGCGCGAGGTGGACAAGCGCTACTGGGCGCTGGTGACGGGGCCGCTGGCGGACGAGGGGGAGATCGACCTGCCGCTGCGGCACCACCCGAGACACCCGGACCGGGTGGAGCCAGCGCTGGACGGAGGCGAGGGAGCGCGCGAGGCGAGCTCGGAGTTCCAGGTGCTGGGGCGCGCGGGGGAGTACAGCCTGGTGGAGGTGCGAATCCACACGGGGGTGCTGCACCAGGTGCGAGCCCACCTGGCGGCGGTGGGAGCGCCGATCGTGGGAGACACCCTCTACGGAGGGCGAGAGCAACCCGGACTGGCTCGCTTCTTCCTGCACGCGAAGGCGCTGGGAGTCACCCACCCCGTCACGAAGCAACAGGTGCGAGTCGAGAGCCCCCTCCCCCTGGAGCTCCTCGAGGTGCTCAAGAGCCATCAAATCCCTCTCCCCCCGGGAGAGGGACGGGGTGAGGGTATCCGGCCCCCGGGTTGATCCCCGCGAGCGTCAGAGGGGTCCAATACAGTGAATCCAATGAGGGCCATCATCCACGTGGACATGGACGCCTTCTACGCGTCCGTGGAGCAGCGGGACCACCCGGAGCTGCGGGGCAAGCCGCTGATCGTCGGCGGGGACGTGCGGCGCGGGGTGGTGGTGGCGGCCTCGTACGAGGTGCGCAAGTACGGGGTGCGCAGCGCGATGCCCATGGCGAGGGCGATGAAGCAGGCGCCGCACGCGATCGTGGTGAAGCCCCGCTTCAACGCGTACAGCGAGGCGAGCGAGCAGGTGTTCTCCATCTTCGAGCGGTACACGCCGCTCATCGAGCCGCTGTCGCTGGACGAGGCCTTCCTGGACGTGACGGCGTCGGTGGGGCTGTTCGGAGCCCCAGCGGACATGGCGAGGCGGATCCGCAAGGAGATCGCGGCGGAGACGGGCCTGCCGTCGTCGGCGGGAATCGCCGCGGTGAAGTTCGTGGCGAAGATCGCCTCGGACGTGGCGAAGCCGAATGGCCAGCGGGAGGTGCGGGCGGAGGAGACGGTGGCGTTCCTCGCGGGGCTGCCGGTGGGCCGGCTGTGGGGAGTGGGGCCCAAGACGGAGGAGGCGCTGAAGCGCTCGGGGCTGGAGACGATCGGCGACGTCGCGAAGCGGGACGTGTCGTGGATGGAGGCGAAGTGGGGCGCGAGCGGACGCCAACTGTGGGAGCTGGCGCAGGGAATCGACCCCCGCGAGGTGGTGCCGGACCGCGAGGCCAAGAGCGTGGGCGCCGAGGACACCTTCGACGAGGACCTGACGGGCATGGAGGCCTTGAGCCCGCACGTGCACTCGCAGGCCCTGCGGGTGGGCCGTCGGCTGCGGCGCGCGGGCGTGAAGGGCCGGGTGGTGCAGCTCAAGCTGAAGTTCTCGGACTTCACGCTCATCACCCGGCGGCTCACCCTGCCCTCCGCGACGGATGACGGGCAGACGCTCTACCGGGTGGCCCGGGAGCTGCTGGAGAAGGCGCACGAGGACAGGCCGGTGCGGCTGACCGGCGTCTCGATGCAGGAGCTGGGAACGGGCGGAGGCGAGACGCGGCAGCTGGGGCTCTTCTCCGAGCCGGAGAAGCCGAAGAAGAGCGACAAGCTGAACGCGGCGTTGGATCGGATCGCCGAGCGCTTCGGCACCAAGGCGGTGACGACGGCGGACATCGCGGGCAACGAGGAAGTCGAGCCGGAGCCCACGCGCCCCCAGAAGCCCAAGCGCCCCAACTAGAACGAGCCCATGCCCACCAGGCCGAAGGTGCGCGCCACGTTGCCCTGGATGCCCATGAAGAGCCCGGACAACACGGGGCCCGTGCGCAGCGTGGCCGTGGCCAGCGAGCGGAAGCGCGCCGTCTCCCACTGACGGCTGAACACGGCCCGCACGCTGAAGCCCTCGCGCTGCACACTCGTCTCCAGGTCCGTCCAGAGCTGCGGCTCGGCGTGGGTGGAGTGGATGCCCATGGACAGCTCGAGCCAGGACACCCGGCTGCGCAGGGTGGCCCAGCGCGTGTCGAGCAGGAGCCCCTCCGGGGTGCGCGCGGCCGCGCCTCCCACTTCAATCTGCTCGAAGCGGATGGAGGGCAGCGGCAGCTCCGGCAACCGGAAGCGCGCCGACATGTCCGCGCGCGCGTTCTGGAACCGGGGCTCCGAGTGCAGCTGGATGGAGCCGTTCAGGGTGCCCCCGAGCGTGGTGGCACTCACGGAGGTGGGGATGCCGAGGCTGTTGGCCTGGGCGGTGCCGAACTGGTGCACGAGCCCGAGCACCGCCACGCCCGCGGTGACCATCGCCGCCGGCTTGGGAACGTGGAAGTAGTCGAGCGCCGATTGGAAACCCTTCTGGAGCGGGCTGTCCGGTCCCCGCAGCCTCGGGCCCAGGTCGCGCACCCGGATTTGCCCGCCATCGGGGCCCAGGGCGAGCAGGGAGACGAGGTGTCGCCCCGCCGGCAGCTCCGACAGGGTCAGGTCCTGCGCGGGCTGCGAGAGCGTGTCCAGGGCGTCCCGCTGCTCGTACTGCCTGGAGGGCATGAAGACCCAGGCCCGCGAGCGCACGGCGAGAGAGAGCGAGGGAACGGAGAAGCCCCCTTGGAGGGCACGATCCGGATCCGCGAAGGAGAACAGCAGCTCCTCGAACGCGGGGCGCTCCGGCATGCTGGGAGGGGGAGCGAGCGGCCGATACAGCTCGAGGACCTGGGCGCCGGACGGGAGCCCCCAGAGTGCCACGATGAACAGCACCGCCTTTGTGAAGGCGCCTCGGCCCATTGAGGGCAAAGGTGGGTAGACCTCCGCTCGCTCGCAAGGAAGGCGCGGGGAGCCCGCTCGGCTGATCGTTCAGCCCCGCACGTCCCCCAGGCCC
The sequence above is drawn from the Archangium gephyra genome and encodes:
- a CDS encoding DNA polymerase IV, whose protein sequence is MRAIIHVDMDAFYASVEQRDHPELRGKPLIVGGDVRRGVVVAASYEVRKYGVRSAMPMARAMKQAPHAIVVKPRFNAYSEASEQVFSIFERYTPLIEPLSLDEAFLDVTASVGLFGAPADMARRIRKEIAAETGLPSSAGIAAVKFVAKIASDVAKPNGQREVRAEETVAFLAGLPVGRLWGVGPKTEEALKRSGLETIGDVAKRDVSWMEAKWGASGRQLWELAQGIDPREVVPDREAKSVGAEDTFDEDLTGMEALSPHVHSQALRVGRRLRRAGVKGRVVQLKLKFSDFTLITRRLTLPSATDDGQTLYRVARELLEKAHEDRPVRLTGVSMQELGTGGGETRQLGLFSEPEKPKKSDKLNAALDRIAERFGTKAVTTADIAGNEEVEPEPTRPQKPKRPN
- a CDS encoding RluA family pseudouridine synthase; translation: MNETGTTHTLVVEEGKAGQRVDLFIGEALGLSRAKLKKLFDAGAVKVGGRAAKKGLLVAVGQRITVVVPEERREVVPEPEAPLTVLHTDEALVFVDKPAGKPSHPLQPGETGTVANALVARHPECAEASEDEREGGLCHRLDIETSGVMVAARTREAWSAVREAFGGREVDKRYWALVTGPLADEGEIDLPLRHHPRHPDRVEPALDGGEGAREASSEFQVLGRAGEYSLVEVRIHTGVLHQVRAHLAAVGAPIVGDTLYGGREQPGLARFFLHAKALGVTHPVTKQQVRVESPLPLELLEVLKSHQIPLPPGEGRGEGIRPPG